The genomic window CTGTTCTGAGCACTCTATCTGAACTCTCTAATTCTCCACGTGAACGATGCTACTTCCATTTGTTTTCATTCCAATCCCTGTATTCTACTCCTTGGATGTTTTCACATCCACCAATGGATAAAAAAATTTCCTGTCAAGTACTTGTTGAATTTGATATTTAATCCTTCTTACTAAGACAGATTTGTTCTTCCAGCAAATCTGTGATAAGACCATAGTAACTTTTTTACGAATACTTCAAACTTGGCAGGATTATTCATCAAAAATGAATAAACCATCGAGCATGCCGAACAACACTAATGATCTGAGTGTATTTTAATAAATCTCAAGAAGCGTGCTGTTATATCAGATGTCCCTGAAGAGACAGAAGTCTACTGTTTTAAATGCACAAGAGTAAAATTCCTAAAATAATCCCTAGTTCATGGTAGAAAAGTAAGATAAATAATTTTGAAACCTGATAAGTCACTAATAATTTCCTAATTATTCGTACTGCAAAGTCTGACATGATACATTCCTTTTGACTCAGACTAAATAAGGAAAATATATATCATTGAGTGCTTAAAGTCTAACATAGCATTGTAATTTGTTTAATCAGAACAACAAAAAGAAAGAACTTCATGTGTATAGTAACACATCTTTCAATGTGGCGGGTAACAGATTCATTAATTTTGTGTACCATGATGTACTCTCATCATTCATAGTTCAATATGCAAAAGGTATAGATAGCTAACTAGTTCAACATCTTTCGGCATGAAGATTTAGATGTTTGGAAAGGATGGCTTACCTTGTTTTGCCCAAGCCAACTAGCATAGTCAAGATCAATCTTCTTAGCAGGAATACTTGCATCTATAAGGAGAAAAACTGACACCAGATTATCCCTGCTAAGGAAGTAATTTCTAGTAAACTCATCCCAATCTTTACGAGCTACCTGTGGTGCTGAAGCATATCTGTTCAAATAAATACTTTAGTTAAAACCAGAAGATGGAGAATATATATAAGCTCCAACCAGTTGAGTTTTATTTTCTACTGCCACCGATCCTTTCCTCATATGCTGTATGTCCGAATAAACACGTATATTTCGATTTTTATTAGCCTACATTAAGCAGGTTCAAAGAAGACACAAGTCCAGAAAGTGTTTTTCGCATATACAACATATCAGTGTGtaactcaaaataataaagatggTGTGAACACTCTTCTAAATTCCCAAATATCAAATATATTTAAAATGACTGGCACAAATTTGGTCAGCATAATCATGTTTGCGTACAAAGTCTAAAACTCCAGGTTGAAGTACCCTGCTTTTCACCAAAAAAGTAACCATGATTTAATCAAATCATTTCCTGTTACTACAGATATTACCTATGCACCATAGAACTTATCCACTAATGAACTATTTGTAGGTAGACAGTAACTTGAAAATAGGCATTCAGTAGGGCATTAACTTAACGGGGGCCGATATGTTAAAAAGTAAATTCACAATTTAGGAGTAAAGTTAAATTACTCTATCTATTTCAAGAATATCGATATTTGCAAGTAATGTGTCAGCTTTAATTCCAATGGATCTGTAATATCGAAATTGGGCACGGAAGATTAGGAAGGGTTAAGTTTCATGGCAACAAAGCAGGCTTGAAGTTCAGTGGTCAAACATTTTAATATGCTCGTCTGCATGCTTAAAAACCTTTTACAGAAAATACAGAAACTGAAAGTGGGCTAAGAGCAGTAGCATACCCATAACCAGGCAAGTCAACAAGGTACCAACTGTCATTTATTTTAAAATGATTGATACACTGGGTCTTGCCTGCAATGATAAAAACAATTAAGAAAATTAATGAAATTAGGATGCAGAGTTGGTTTCATAATATTGAAGTTCTGCTGCAGTATATCGTGTAAAAGGCCCAGGAACGAACAGCTGCAGAAGGTCATGTTATTAGTTCCTGAACATATTTCTAGAGAATATATTGATGCTAGACCACACAGTTCCATGTGCTAGCAGAAATAAAACCAAAATATCTTAACAGTTTGGCAAAAGAAAAATGATGTAGAACTAGACAGCACAGTTTCATGGTCTTTCTGCTCTCTTTTCAGTTTGGGCCGACAGATAAGCTCTTATATAAAATAAACATCAAACATGACATGTGGCCAACAAAACAAACCTCGAAGACCAAAGTGCCATGCCCTCTGAAAGGCCAACATTACAACAATAACCAGGTATAGCAAGATGATTATTATCATCGGTGTGCATGACCTTTATAAAGAGAAAAGAATCATGTATGAAGAAAGAATAACAAGCTTTTCTATGTATGAATAGAATTGAACAGCTTGGTGTAAGATGCAGACGCATAATGTATTAATGTGCAGTTTTAGAGCTGGACACTAAAACCCAGAACCAGGCCAATCATATCCCCTAAAAGGTGCCCCCCTATGAACGCATTTGTGCACTCAAAACCCAGAATAGCCCGCTTCTACCATATCCagaacagttttgctaaagcacatctacgTCCTAAGTCAAAGGTATCGAATCAACTAGGTAATCGCCTCCTAGCAAGTAGGAACGAGAGGACCTAAACCTTAAACCCCAACAGCATTACAGTTGCAGCATATAATTAGGCAACAAAAAAAGTTAAGCGCGGCCTACCAGGTTTCTTGGAGGTGAGCGCGAGGCGCTTGCGGCGGACGAGCGAGTTGAGCAGTGACGACTTGCCGACGTTGGAGCGGCCGACGAGCGCGAACTCGGGCAGCCCATCCCTGGGGCAGTCATCGGGTCGCACGCTGCTCTTTATGAAATCCGCGTTAACCACCTGCGCATCGCCCCGCGCGTACGTGCCCAGCACGATGTTGGAACCCTTGAGGACACGCGCGGTCACGACCTCCTCGTCCCCCGGGGTCACGCTCGCCCCCGGTGGCAGGAAGAGCCGGTCGAGGGGGAGCTTTACCAGCACCTCCTGCGGCTCCTGGGGCTCCTGCGGCTCTTCGGCGTCGAGGTGGTCAGCGGATTCTTCGGCGTCGGCGTGGTCTACAGTTTGGGGGGCCGCAAGCTGAGAGAGCACGGCGCAGCGAGGCAGGAAGGGGCGGCGAGGAGGGAGGCGGGAGGGGCGGATGAGGAGTTTCGAGGTGGCGCTggaggggagggagaggaggcgaggGAGGATGCGGTGGCAGAGGagcatcgccgccgccggcggtcAGGGATTTGGGTTTTGGAGGCCGCGAGAAGTGTGCGGCGTGGTTGGGGGCGCACGGAGTGGAGTGGAAAGGCTCGGAGGGATGGATTGGGTGGGACCGGAAGGGCTACAATGAGTAAGAGTTAAATATACCACGGGTGCCTCAACCTGTCCGATGCAATCACTTTCATGCCTAAATTTGTGTCCGTGTACAGAAGTAAGGGTTCTACTCTACACCCCTCTACctgtgcacgagcagtcagagccacgcctaaAGTCACACTTGGCGAGGCAAGGGAAGGAGGCCGAAGCCGCAAGatgatcaaagcaacgccaagacacaaaaagcaagagggcgaggtggactcccccggcaagacctttGTCGGGGCAGCCTTCGCAGCCACGgtaagaaccttgccggggcaacttgcccaatgccagcggAGCGCGTCACCCTCGAGCCCAAGGTTTCCGACGAccacgttgggaccaaggctcgggaggcgcctccatgatggcatgcaaatctttgtgaagattatgaacactccaaatcagatgaagATTAGAAGATgacgaacctcggcgagatccttgccgaggaaacccacaagacctccggcaagatccttaccgGGGACGACCAtgacgccatggcaagacccttgtcggggccccgacaaggcccttgccgaggacatctgcggggccacagccaggcccacgcccgccaagtttccaccgccgctcccatgcatCTGCCAGCACAccaactaggcaggcacctgcgtgtcgacgtgaggcttccaagccaactcagcgcatgcctacgtggtggcatgcaaatcttcgtgaaggccctaccactgcaccacctcagcaacttgccagcctacatggcgctgaccgctTGCTGGCCCGGGCGCATGTCGAAGCAGGGTGGAGCGGCGGTAAAGTGAgagggacacctaaggggcgcattaaatgtgtcttgtcccgtaatggctaagcgataagcttagccactgtATACCGacgccacctcctgtgtgccactttggcgattcccttgactataaaaggagggccaaggcatccaggagaaggattcagactctGGGACAGGTTACACccatcgtagctagctcaagaactccaagaacactgatatacacaccaaagcaggactagggtattacgcgtctccgtggcccgaacctgggtaaacgacccgtgtgcttgtgctgactgccgatcccgctcttctcacaaccccacgccccgcaaccgtagtagggattcccgtgatcccataggtgtcgttcccaccgacatctttggcgcgccaggtagggggcgcggccatgagaatctggtttagcagcgAGTCGAACagctcttcatcgccatggctcccaagaggaagacgactacggcgatcggttcatccggaACCGGATTGCCTGTGCCGATGCAGACCAGTAGCAGGCCGGTCGCGGAAAGAACCCGTGtcgcggcccgcgaacacccacatcaccctggcagtccagACCTGGCGAGCGGAGTCGTACGTGCGCCGGGCGATGGGCCGCACGCCGCAAACTCCAAAGATTGAGTTGGGCCCCCCGCATGCGGCgcagggccctccaggggtgttACCATGCCGCCCGACGGCGGCGTGGCGGCCTCCAAGACACCAG from Triticum aestivum cultivar Chinese Spring chromosome 3B, IWGSC CS RefSeq v2.1, whole genome shotgun sequence includes these protein-coding regions:
- the LOC123070690 gene encoding GTP-binding protein At2g22870 → MLLCHRILPRLLSLPSSATSKLLIRPSRLPPRRPFLPRCAVLSQLAAPQTVDHADAEESADHLDAEEPQEPQEPQEVLVKLPLDRLFLPPGASVTPGDEEVVTARVLKGSNIVLGTYARGDAQVVNADFIKSSVRPDDCPRDGLPEFALVGRSNVGKSSLLNSLVRRKRLALTSKKPGKTQCINHFKINDSWYLVDLPGYGYASAPQVARKDWDEFTRNYFLSRDNLVSVFLLIDASIPAKKIDLDYASWLGQNKVPMTLVFTKCDKRKKKKNGGKRPEENVECFQSLIREYFEAAPPWIMTSSVTNQGRDEILLHMSQLRNYWRKH